A part of Bacteroidota bacterium genomic DNA contains:
- a CDS encoding aromatic amino acid ammonia-lyase: MTLVIKGAGLTIEDVVNVARNNEKVELHPDAVERIKKCRTMLEAKIEAHEIMYGINTGIGEFSEIVLNDDQVKDFQKYLIYNHAAGIGDAAPLEHVRAAMVSRINVHAHGNSGCRIEITQTLVDMLNKGVTPFVCVKGSVGACGDLAPMSQIALLMMGEGHAFYKGEKLTGKEAMAKAGIPVPGLEARDGLATINGSNVMTGMGALMIYDVNNWLKQAEIACALSLEALKANLKPYNSRILEVRGFAGGVRSAAAIRKVTAGGDLAEGRMKVKVQDAYSMRSTPQVIGAAHDAVAFARAQVEIELNGVGDNPIFFADEKLALSGANFQGSPVSLPMDMVGIAVTMVSVLSERRMNRLNNPALSVGLPPFLTKGAGMFSGLMLSQYTADMQIVEQRILSAPASIQSIPAAADQEDFVSMGMNTALKNLQILDNAYGILGIEFMAAAQALDLREKFETPYAFGKGTQVAKDTIRKHVDYLDIDRPLYPDHNAMKELVKSAEILIEVEKAIGSLE, from the coding sequence ATGACATTAGTTATCAAAGGTGCCGGACTCACTATTGAAGATGTAGTGAACGTAGCACGCAACAATGAAAAAGTGGAGCTGCATCCCGATGCTGTTGAACGTATCAAGAAATGCCGCACCATGCTTGAGGCAAAAATCGAAGCCCATGAAATCATGTACGGCATCAACACAGGTATCGGTGAGTTCTCAGAAATTGTTCTGAACGACGATCAGGTGAAAGATTTTCAGAAATATCTTATTTACAATCATGCTGCCGGCATTGGCGACGCTGCTCCTCTGGAGCATGTGCGCGCTGCCATGGTAAGCCGTATCAATGTGCATGCACACGGCAATTCGGGCTGCCGTATAGAAATTACCCAAACACTGGTTGACATGCTGAACAAAGGCGTTACGCCTTTTGTATGCGTCAAAGGTTCCGTCGGTGCCTGTGGCGACCTGGCACCTATGTCGCAGATTGCGCTGCTGATGATGGGCGAGGGGCATGCCTTCTATAAAGGTGAGAAACTTACCGGAAAAGAAGCCATGGCAAAAGCCGGCATCCCTGTTCCCGGACTAGAAGCACGCGACGGACTTGCTACCATCAATGGCTCCAATGTTATGACAGGCATGGGCGCGCTGATGATTTATGATGTCAACAACTGGCTCAAGCAGGCTGAGATTGCCTGTGCCTTATCACTCGAAGCATTGAAAGCAAACCTGAAACCGTATAACTCCAGAATACTTGAAGTGCGCGGTTTCGCAGGCGGCGTAAGAAGTGCTGCAGCCATCCGCAAAGTTACAGCCGGCGGCGACCTTGCCGAAGGTCGTATGAAGGTGAAAGTGCAGGATGCTTATTCCATGCGTTCCACACCGCAAGTAATTGGTGCAGCCCACGACGCAGTTGCATTTGCTCGTGCTCAGGTAGAAATTGAACTGAATGGTGTCGGCGACAATCCTATCTTTTTTGCCGACGAAAAACTGGCCCTTTCGGGAGCTAACTTCCAGGGCTCACCGGTTTCTTTGCCCATGGATATGGTGGGTATTGCTGTAACTATGGTAAGTGTACTCAGCGAGCGCCGCATGAACCGCCTCAATAATCCCGCACTCAGTGTTGGCTTACCGCCATTCCTGACCAAAGGTGCCGGTATGTTTTCAGGGTTGATGCTCAGCCAGTATACAGCCGATATGCAAATCGTTGAACAGCGTATTCTCTCTGCACCTGCTTCCATTCAGTCTATTCCGGCTGCTGCCGATCAGGAAGATTTCGTTTCTATGGGCATGAACACCGCGCTGAAAAATCTTCAGATACTCGACAACGCTTATGGTATATTGGGTATTGAGTTTATGGCTGCTGCGCAGGCGCTTGATCTGCGTGAGAAGTTCGAAACACCTTATGCATTTGGAAAAGGCACGCAGGTGGCCAAAGATACCATCCGCAAGCATGTCGATTATCTTGACATTGACAGGCCGCTGTATCCCGATCATAACGCTATGAAAGAACTGGTAAAAAGCGCAGAGATACTTATTGAAGTTGAAAAAGCTATCGGAAGCCTTGAATAG
- the hisS gene encoding histidine--tRNA ligase, with product MAVNSSIPKGTRDFGPDEMARRNYIFDTIRAVFKLFGYLQIETPAMENLSTLMGKYGEEGDRLIFKILNSGDFMSGINAADVTNLPVAKLTNRISEKALRYDLTVPFARFVVMNQSKISFPFKRYQIQPVWRADRPQKGRYREFYQCDVDVIGSNSLINELELIQIINEVYKRLGLEVVIKVNNRKILKGIADVLGEQEKFVAIVTALDKIDKVGKAGVFNELRTKDISEDSIARLDKFIEDAFGENDKNGLLTNTALFDESEAGRAGVKEMSELFALCKNLNIDNVEFDFTLARGLNYYTGTIIEVKAKGMEFGSICGGGRYDDLTGIFGMPGVSGVGVSFGADRIYDVLLELNLFPEDITSAVKLMFVNFGGEEEQYALKILAALREAGLSAELYPDAAKMKKQMAYADNKKIGFVALAGSDEMKSGNVTLKDMKTGDQKKVSVHELMKILLS from the coding sequence ATGGCAGTTAACAGTTCCATCCCTAAAGGCACGCGCGATTTTGGTCCCGACGAAATGGCACGCAGAAATTATATTTTCGATACAATACGCGCCGTTTTCAAACTCTTCGGTTACCTGCAGATAGAAACTCCTGCCATGGAGAACCTCTCTACACTTATGGGTAAATATGGCGAAGAAGGCGACCGTTTGATTTTTAAAATACTCAATTCGGGCGATTTCATGAGTGGCATCAATGCTGCCGACGTCACAAACTTACCGGTAGCAAAACTCACAAACCGCATCAGTGAAAAGGCGTTGCGCTACGACCTTACCGTTCCGTTTGCACGCTTTGTAGTTATGAATCAGTCTAAGATTTCGTTCCCGTTTAAACGCTATCAGATACAGCCTGTTTGGCGCGCCGACCGACCCCAAAAAGGCCGTTACCGTGAGTTCTATCAGTGCGATGTGGATGTAATCGGCAGCAATTCGCTTATCAACGAACTGGAACTGATTCAGATTATCAACGAAGTGTATAAACGCCTCGGACTGGAAGTTGTCATTAAAGTGAACAACCGCAAAATATTGAAAGGTATCGCCGATGTGCTGGGCGAACAGGAGAAATTTGTAGCCATTGTTACAGCACTTGATAAAATTGATAAAGTCGGTAAAGCCGGCGTTTTCAACGAGCTTAGAACAAAAGACATTTCAGAAGATTCGATTGCACGACTCGATAAATTTATTGAGGATGCTTTTGGCGAAAATGATAAAAACGGCCTGCTGACCAACACTGCCTTATTTGATGAATCGGAAGCCGGCAGGGCAGGGGTGAAGGAGATGAGTGAGCTTTTTGCTTTGTGTAAAAATCTCAATATTGACAATGTTGAGTTTGATTTCACGCTGGCACGCGGACTGAATTATTACACAGGTACCATCATTGAAGTAAAGGCAAAAGGTATGGAATTCGGCTCTATCTGCGGAGGTGGACGTTACGACGACCTTACGGGAATATTCGGTATGCCGGGAGTTTCGGGCGTGGGTGTATCTTTTGGTGCCGACCGCATTTACGATGTGCTGCTTGAGCTAAATCTCTTTCCGGAAGATATTACATCGGCCGTAAAGCTGATGTTTGTGAATTTTGGAGGCGAAGAAGAGCAATACGCACTTAAAATTCTTGCTGCTTTGCGCGAAGCAGGTCTTAGTGCCGAGCTTTACCCCGATGCTGCCAAAATGAAAAAGCAGATGGCTTATGCCGATAATAAAAAAATCGGCTTTGTGGCACTGGCCGGCAGCGACGAAATGAAGTCGGGAAATGTTACCCTGAAAGATATGAAAACCGGCGACCAGAAAAAGGTAAGCGTGCATGAACTGATGAAAATTTTGCTTTCGTAA